DNA from Bradyrhizobium japonicum USDA 6:
GTGATTAACTTATCGATCGGCACCGCGCGAGTCGGATTTGGCTTGGCCGCCTGCACGCATCCCCAGGACGCACACGTGCCCCAAGCGACGATCGCCATGGACTCTTCCGCCATCGACGTGAGCTTTTCAACGAACGGCTTGCCGCCGTCAATGCAGAACATGCCACCCTCGTTCAAGGGCGGGTTACCTTCAACGGCAAGCACATATCCGCCTTTGTACCTGGCACGGGTTTCCTCCAGGATGGCCTCAGCCTGGTGTCCTGCCGCCGCCATGATCATATGGTCATAGTCGAGCGAAATCATCGACAGCAGCGCGTCCTTGATCAAGGGATGAGCCGAGCGGATAAAGCTTTCCGAGCAGCAGGTACACTCAAGCCCGTGCAGCCAGATGACGGGCACTCGCGGTTTGGTTTCCAGGGCGTGCGCAATACTGCTTGCACCAAGCCCCAAGCTCGCGGCCGTGAAACTGCAGAATTTAAGGAAACTGCGACGCGTGATACCCTGTCGTCTGATCACGCCGTAGAAGGTTTCCGTTGCATCACCCATGAAACCTTCCAAGCGAGTTGTCGCCAGCGTTACGATTGGTGATGTTCGGCAAGAAACAAGCCAGCAGAGCGAAACACCTGAAAGATAACAAGCCACCGCTTTAAGATTTTCGGCTTGTCGAATCCGGCCAGCGTCCCAGAAGCTAGGCCATTGATCTGCTACGCTATTGGTGTCCAGTTTTCGACGTCGATGTGAGCACTTTAACAAATCAAGCCGATCGTTCACCGCTGAAGGGAACTACGCTCCTGCAGGCGGCACTCATGATGCCGATTGTTGAATAGAATTGGTTCAGTCGACGGGCACCACATTGCCCGGCCTCAATCAAACTTGCCGATCGCTGACCAACGGTGCGTTAAAGCGCTCATAATCGAACCTAATGCAGGCAGCACGTACCAACGCGGTTGCCGAGCAAGGAACAGAGCCCGCAAGGGACTGAGAATGTGGTGCGCACGTTGGCTTGACTTTAGGTCTGATTTGATCCGATCTCCAAGGGGCTCGTCGCCTACGGGGCTGTGCGCGGCGACAGGCTGGACGTTTAGAGCGATCGCCCTGGCAAACCTAAGATGATTCGTTGCCTCGCCCGGTACAATGTCTGTCGATGATGGCTAAGGTGAAGATTGTCGCAAATGCGAACATCACCATACCAGCGGCAACCACACTTCCTCGTGCCAGCGCGGCTCTTGGACGTAGTCCACGACATAGGCCGACAACACCTTGGTGCGTCCAGGAATATTTCCGCCGATCATCATCACGACGCCGAATGTGCCTATCGTGTGAGAAAATCCAAGCACGGCCGCTTTAACGAGCTCCAGTCGCGCCAGCGGTGCGATGATAGCAACGAAGCCATACAATGGCGAAACACGCCCTGTCATTTCCAACGGGTGATCGCCAACCGCAAGAAAGGCGTTACGTATCGGCTGCACGACCAATGGCAGCGCCGAGAGCACCGATCCGACCACGATCCCGACGAAGGTAAGAGCGAGCGTGCGCTCGCCCCAGAAAGAGGCGAGAACGCCGCCGGGTCCGTCGGGGCCGAGCAGAACGAGTACGCAAAAGCCGAGAGCCGCTGGGGGTAGTACCAGCGGAAGGGCAATTAGCGCAGCGACAGCCTCGCTCAGAAAAGTCTTTGAACGCGCCAGCCACCAGGCGAGGGGCACACCAATCACGAGGAGGATCACGGTCGTCACGCTAGCGAGCTCTATCGTGAGCGCAATGGATTGCGAGATCTCTGACGAATCAAAATCCATGTGCGTCAGCCCGCCAACGAGCGCAGGTCGCCGTATCGCGATAGTGATTGCCTGCACGTCGGGCTGCCCAGCGATGTGGTGCGAATAGCCATTTGTTCGTGCGGCAGCTCGCTCTGTCCCCCAAATTTACGCGCACCGTTTCTGCGAGCAAGAGCAGCATCGCAAGGCTCATCGGCAACTCCTG
Protein-coding regions in this window:
- a CDS encoding hydrogenase small subunit; its protein translation is MGDATETFYGVIRRQGITRRSFLKFCSFTAASLGLGASSIAHALETKPRVPVIWLHGLECTCCSESFIRSAHPLIKDALLSMISLDYDHMIMAAAGHQAEAILEETRARYKGGYVLAVEGNPPLNEGGMFCIDGGKPFVEKLTSMAEESMAIVAWGTCASWGCVQAAKPNPTRAVPIDKLITNRPFIKVPGGPPIAEVMSGLVTFITTFGKLPKLDHQGRPSMFYSEHIHDKCYRRSHFDAGQFVEEWDDTNARKGYCLYKLGCKGPTTYNACSALRWNGGVSFPIQSGHGCLGCSEDGFWDKGSFYDRLTTIKQFGIEQNADEIGMAAAGVVGLAVAAHAAVTAAKRLRHRPDRPAHKGKPS
- a CDS encoding molybdate ABC transporter permease subunit, whose translation is MDFDSSEISQSIALTIELASVTTVILLVIGVPLAWWLARSKTFLSEAVAALIALPLVLPPAALGFCVLVLLGPDGPGGVLASFWGERTLALTFVGIVVGSVLSALPLVVQPIRNAFLAVGDHPLEMTGRVSPLYGFVAIIAPLARLELVKAAVLGFSHTIGTFGVVMMIGGNIPGRTKVLSAYVVDYVQEPRWHEEVWLPLVW